In Desulfopila inferna, the DNA window AGAATATGCTGGTCAAAAGTGCGCATGTCAAGGGCTGAGCCGTTTTTGATGACATTGTAGAAGGTCTTGTCCTCGGACTCTCCATTGAGAATAAGATCCTTCACCCTCAGGCTGGTACGCAATACTTCCATGGCCGCCACACGTTCTCCGCCGATACGGGGAAGCAGCCTCTGACTGACGATCCACCTGATTGTATCAATCAGCCTGTTCCTGATCTGCGGCTGCTCATCCTTTTCGAACATACCGAGAATACGGTTTATGGTCTGTCCCGCATCGATGGTATGCAGAGTGGACAGAACGAGATGCCCGGTTTCTGCGGCCGTCAACCCTATTTCCATGGTTTCCCTGTCTCGCATCTCACCAACCAGTATTACCTTGGGAGCCTGTCGCAGAGAAGCTCTCATGCCGGTGGCAAAAGAGTTGAAATCATTGCCGAGCTCGCGTTGATTGAATGTGGCCCTTTTGTGCGGATGTATATACTCGATTGGGTCTTCCAGCGTAACAATATGAACAGGACGTTCTTCATTTATTCGATTAAGCAGGGCGGCCAGCGATGTCGTCTTACCGGTACCGGTGGCGCCTGTGAACAGAATCAGACCATTCAATTCACCGGCCATTTTAGAGAAAGATTTGGGAAACTGCATGTTTTCAATGGTCGGCACATCCGTTTCCAGTTTTCTCAAAACCGTGGAAAAGTATCCTTTCTGGGTAAAAATATTTACCCTGAAACGAGCCATGCTTCCCAGAGAATAGGAGAGATCGCAGGAACCATTTTCCACTAGATCCTTGAGTAGCCGCTTATTGTTGCCGATCAGATTCATGGCAAATGTCTCGGCCTGAAACGGGGAAATTTTTTTCACCGGCGGGGCTACCTGAACCGGCATCAGCTTGCCGTCGGCTTCCACCTGCAGGGTTTTTCCCACCGTGATATTTAAGTCGGAAACGTTCTTGTGCGCCTCCAACATGGTGGTAATCCAATAATCAATTTCCGGCTTTTTCATATCTTCCTCCTGAAAAAAAAGTGCATTCCCCCTTTCTTTCATAGTATATTGTTGCAAAAGTAACAAGATTTTCAATGCATCATATCATTATACCGCTCCTTCTTTTTAGTGCTTTACTCCCCAAAAACCACCACTAAAAGCAGGAAATGAAATAAACATTTAAAAATCCATGAATCAGTCTCTACAGCCAAAGCACTTATCCAGCTCTGCTGGATGTTGCCTTACTCTTGAGAGTCTGTCATAAAAAAACAAGAGAACAGAAAGTTAAAGACCAACAGCTTATCTCTACTGCCAAGCACTTATACCACTCAAGGGTACTGTAAAGAGTCCAGCTTTGCTGGATTGTGCTTCACCCTTAGAGTCTGTCATATACAAGAAAATGGAAAGCTAATAAAAGCCAATAGCTCATATATTCCACCAGGGCTTATCCGCAAGGCTTAGCACAAGGCTCAATATATAACTTAAGAGGATGATTAATGGCAATAAAATTACGAAGTGCAACCACAACCCAGGGCAGAAGAATGGCAGGCGCGAGAAGTCTCTGGCGGGCCAACGGCATGACCGAGGAGCAGATGGACAAGCCGATAATCGGTATAGTCAATTCATTCACTCAGTTTGTTCCGGGACATGTTCATCTGCACGAGATCGGCCAGCACCTCAAAAAACTCATAGCCCTGCAGGGATATTTCGCCGCGGAATTCAATACTATCGCCATTGATGACGGCATTGCCATGGGCCATGAAGGAATGCTCTATTCTCTGCCGTCGCGGGAACTCATTGCCGACAGTGTTGAATATATGTGCAATGCCCACACTGTAGACGCCATGATATGTATCAGCAACTGTGACAAAATCACCCCCGGCATGCTTCTGGCCGCCATGCGGCTCAACATTCCGACGATTTTCGTCTCCGGCGGGCCAATGGAGGCCGGCATTGTCGGCAAAAAGAAATATGACCTGGTCGATGCCATGGTAATGGCCGGAGATGCGGACGTCAGTGACGAGGAGCTCGATGCCATAGAACACAGTGCCTGTCCGACCTGCGGATCCTGCTCCGGTATGTTTACCGCCAATTCGATGAACTGCCTCAATGAAGCACTGGGTCTGGCACTGCCGGGTAACGGCACCGTGGTGGCAACCCATGTCAATCGCACAAAATTGTTTGAGAAGGCAGCCGCGCAGATCGTGAAAATAACCCGGGCCTGGTATGAAGACGAAGACAGCTCGGTGCTGCCCCGCTCCATCGCCCGCCGCGAGGCATTTATGAATGCCATGGCACTCGATATTGCCATGGGTGGCTCCACCAACACCGTTCTCCATCTTCTGGCAATTGCCGGCGAGGCAGGAGTGGATTTCACCATGAAGGACATCGACCAGCTCTCCCGCAAGGTTCCCAACCTGTGCAAGGTTTCTCCCTCCTCCTCGTATCATATTGAGGATGTCAACCGGGCTGGTGGCATCATGTCAATTTTAGGCGAGTTGGACAGGGGCGGACTGCTGGACACCTCGGTCTCACGCGTTGATGCCCCCAGCCTTGCAGAAACTCTGGCTGCCTGGGATATCGGAACGGACTCCGCCGGGGAAGAGGCCAAGTCTCTCTACCAGAGTGCCCCGGCCGCCTCCGGAAGAAACCTGGTCATGGGCTCCCAGCAAACCATGTACCGGGAGGCGGATCTTGACCGCTCCGCAGGCTGCATCCGCGATATCGATCATAGCTACAGCAAAGACGGCGGCCTGGCGATACTCTACGGCAACATCGCCGAAAACGGCTGTATCGTCAAAACCGCCGGCGTCGATCCTTCGATTTTGACATTCACCGGCACCGCACGGGTTTTCTCCTCTCAGGATGCCGCCTGTGACGCCATCCTGGATGGCGGAATCACCAGCGGCGACGTAGTCGTCATTCGCTACGAAGGTCCCAAAGGGGGACCCGGCATGCAGGAGATGCTTTACCCCACCTCCTATCTCAAATCGATCCATCTTGGCAAGGAATGCGCCCTGATCACGGACGGCAGGTTCTCCGGCGGCACCTCCGGCCTCTCCATAGGCCACGTTTCCCCTGAGGCTGCAGCCGGCGGAGCCATCGCTCTGGTGGAAAACGGCGATACTATCAAAATCGACATCCCCAACCGGAAGATAGATCTCGACGTCAGTCCAACGGAAATGAGCAGGCGGCGCGGCAGGGAAGAGGAGAAAGGCAAACTCGCTTTTACCCCTACCGATCGCAACCGCGTCGTTTCTCCGGCTCTACAGGCATATGCCCTGCTGGCATCATCCGCCGACAAAGGCGCAATCCGCAAGTTGCCTTAAAGGGTATGGATAAGAGATCAATGTCAAAACCGTAGCAGAAACAATCCCGGTACCAATGATGAAAAACGCTACCGACTCTTCCAGCGCCGTTTTGCCGAGGCTGCCCATCCACTATGGCTGGATCATAATGGTTGCCGGAACGGTTTGCATCTTTGCCTGTCTCGGACTGGGCCGTTTTTCGCTGGGCATGCTGCTGCCTTCGATGGGAGAGGCCCTGGGACTGAGCTATTCGCAAATGGGCTTTATTTCCACCGCCAATTTTGTGGGTTATCTCGGCGCCGTTCTGATCAGCGGCAGGATTATGCAGCGTGTCGGCGCACGCAATCTCATCGCCCTGGCGCTTCTGCTGGTGAGCCTCTCGATGATGGTTATCAGCAGATCTGACTCCATGACCGCCATTACCATCCTCTATATTCTCACGGGCATGGGCAGTGCCATGGCGAATATTCCCATCATGGCCCTGCTCTCCATCTGGTTCGCCCAGCATAAACGCGGCAAGGCCGCAGGGTTTGTTGTGATAGGCAACGGTTTCGCCATTATCTTATGTGGCAGCCTTATACCATACATCAACACCCTTCATAGTGATGGCTGGAGGACCAACTGGCTCGTGTTGGGAGGTATTGTTCTTTGTTGTGCGGTACTCTGTTATGTTGTGCTGCGCAACAATCCGGCGAAAGAGGGATTGCTGCCCGTAGGCGCTGAATCTGCGGAGCAGCAGAGCCGGTTCAGGGTGCAGTCCAGCGACGACATCGCCTTGAATTCGAAGATCGTTCTGCACTGCGCCGCTATCTATTTTCTCTTTGGCTTTACCTATGTCATTTATGTGACTTTCGTGGTCACCTCTATGATTGTAGATAGAGGCTATGCCGAATCCGCTGCAGGTATTTTCTGGTCCTGCATTGGCCTGCTGAGCCTGCTCTCCGGTCCGATCCCCGGTGCCTTTTCCGATAAATTCGGCCGCAAGACCGCATTGATTGCGGCTTTCTCAATACAGGCCATCGCCTATCTATTGGTGGCTTTGCCGCTGCCAAACATCTTTCTTTTCGTCTCCATTGGCTGCTACGGCATTGTAGCCTGGAGCGTGCCCTCCATCATTTCGGCCCTGGTCGCCGATTATGCCGGACAGCAGCGAGTAGCCGCCGTTTTTGGTTTTGTCACCTTCATTTTCGGCATCGGCCAGATAAGCGGGCCATATCTGGCTGGTCTGCTTGCGGAAAAAACCGGGAGCTTTGCCGGCAGCTTTTTCCTGGCCTTCTGCCTGGCGGTGGTTGCCATCATCTTTTCCCTTTTGCTTCCCGCAAAGAAATCGTGATCTGTACCTTAGAATGCTTTCATTTATTAAGTTAATTGGCTCTCCAATTCACAAAATAAATGCGTTTTTCGTTTTCTTGTATTTTTCGGTAGTTTTTAAGGGGTAAGCATTAAAGGTTGAAAGACAGCGATAATTTCGTTATGTAAAGCTAATGGCTTTCGTTTTTATCATCAAATCGATACTATCGAACACATGTAATTGAAATTAGGATCAATATAATGAAACTTCGGCATTGGATCCTCTAGTTCCTTTGCGTCAGAATACAGCGGATTGTCATGGAACATAGTCAACTCTTAGGTACTACTTTTAATTGTAGCTGTGGAAAAAAGCACACTGTTCCCACCGAGGAACTGGTCTATGGCAAAAATGCTTATAACGCGCTGCTGCAAAGGCTCCTGTCGGGTACGATCCAAAACGCCCTGATAATAGCCGATATTCGGACGTATGCCGCCGCCGGCCGCCTTGTTGAAAATCTTTTGCTCAAGGGAGGTATTGCCGTCTCACACTTCATAGTGCCCGATCGAGACAGCGAGTCCCCGGTTGCCGACGATGCCACCAAAGACCTTCTCTTCGAGAGTATCTTACCAGCCGACATATATATCGCTGTAGGCAGCGGTGTCATTAATGATCTGGTCAAATGGACGGCCTACCTGAAAAAGAAACCGTTTATTACGGTGCCCACCGCTGCGTCCATGAACGGCTACGCTTCCGCCAATGTCGCCGCAACCGTGGACGGCCTTAAGGTACTGTTCCATGCCGAGGCCTGCCGAGCGGTCTATGTCGACTCCCGCATCCTCCATGAGGCCCCCTATGAAATGACTGCCTCCGGCCTGGGCGATGTGCTTGCAAAATCCGTCAGTTCAGCGGACTGGAAGCTCAATCACCTCCTTTTCGATGATTATTTCTGCCAATTCTCCGTTGACCTGCTCAAGGACCTCGAACCCGTCTATCTTGATAACCCTCAACAGATCAAGAAACTGGAGCCGAATGCGGTCAAGGCACTTTTCGAGGCCCTTTTATATTCCAGCATAGCGATGACCATCACCGGAACATCGTCACCGGCATCCGGGGCCGAACACCTCATATCACATACTTTAGACATGGTGGCGGACAGGGATGGGCGAAAGCACGACCTGCATGGCCGCCAGGTGGGGGTCGCCTCTATTCTCATGGCGGCGCTTTATGAGCGAATCATGGACATAGAAAAACCGCAATTCAGAGAACCGCCGGCAACCATCGACACCGCATTCTGGGGCACGCTGGCTCCCGTTGTAGCCGGTGAATATCAGAAGAAGCAGGACAAACTCGCCAAGGCAGCAAACTTCCTGGCAAATGAAACCAACTGGAAAAAGCTACAGGAGCATATCAAACCCGGCCTGGTAGCGGCAACAAGATTGAAAAGCTGTCTTGCCCAGGCGAAAGCGGCTCATAGCTTCTCGGGGATACGTGATGACGGCCAGCCATTGCAGAGGGAAAAATTCAGAGCAGTCGTAGTGAACGCCCATCAGATGCGAGAGAGATTTACCATCCTTGATGTTGCCGTGATGTTGGGAATTATCCCGGATGAAATTGATCAACTTATCGAAAAATGGGTCAGCGATATCTAGTGTCGCTGCAAGTTGAAACTATCTTGTCCCTGAAACAGTTAGATCTTGAAGTAGAGGACAAAAACCGCTAAAAAGAGGCCTCTGATGGTATCAGAGAAAAACGGAAAGCACGTCAGAGGAAAAAAAGATTACACATACCACAACACCTATTAAACTCCGCCGGTTAACAGGAAATAGGAGAAAGTGAGGGGTATTTATTAAAATATCCCGGCATTAAGGAAATCAGGAGGGAATGAGAAACTGACAAATCCACAGAGCAGGAAGTCGCCCGCACGAGAGTTTTCAGTCATATCGTCGTGGTTGCAATGCCTTACCGGTTTTGTAGATCTAATTGGTTTTTCTGCTCCCTTGTTTTTTGTCACAAAATTCTACAATAGAGAGGATCAAAGAAATGATGAAAAAAATTGTAGCTTTCCTGGCGACATTTTCATTTTTGGCAGGCTTTGCCTACGCTGCTGACGACTGTACAAACAGAGGAACCCTGGATGAAATGTATTGCGATGAGAATATGGATCTCGTTGCCGATTCTCCAAAAGACCCGGAAGAATGGAAAGACCCCAACACCCTGGTGTTTACCTATACTCCCGTTGAAGATCCTGCAGTCTATAAAGATGCCTTCGCCGATTTCCAAAAATATCTGGAAGAGGCCACCGGCAAACGTGTTATTTATTACACTGTGCAGTCCAATGCCGCCGAAGTTGAAGCAATGCGTTCTGGCCGCCTGCATATAGCCGGCTTCTCCACCGGGCCCACCGGCTTTGCTGTTAATCTTGCAGGATATGTCCCCATGGCGGTTAAAGGTACCGAAGAGAGTTTCCAGGGATACAATCTGATTGTGGTGACCAAAAAAGAAAGCGACATAAAAGAACTCGCAGACATGAAAGGCAAACGCATTGCCCATACGTCGGCCTCATCGAACTCCGGTAATCTGGCACCGCGGGCAATCTTTCCGCAACATGGTATCGTCCCTGATGAGGACTACACCGTTGCCTATTCCGGTAAACACGACCAGTCCATTCTCGGTGTAGCTCACGGCGACTATGATGCCGCCCCGGTAGCATCCGACGTTTACTACCGCATGGCTGAGGCAGGCCGGATTGACGCTGACGATTTTCGCATTGTTTTCACCAGCCCGAAATTCCCTACATCATCTTTCGGTTATGCCCACAATCTCCATCCTGATCTGGTCAAGAAGATTGTAGACGCTTTTTACTCCTATCGCTTTACCCCGGAGATGCAGGAAACCTTTGGCGGCGCCGACCGCTTCTTTCCTGTAACGTATCAGGAAGATTGGAAGGTTATCCGTGATATCGCCGCCTCTACCGGCACCTCCTATAACCAGGATGGCCTGAAAAAAATGGCGGAAAAAGAAGCTGCCAAAGCAGCTGCTAAAAAAGCCAAGCAGTAAGCAGACATCGCAGGCGCCATTACCGCAGTGTAGGTAGGTATGGCGCCTGTATCATTTCTCAACACATTCCACAAGCAGCGCGGCAATATGACAACAGACGTAAACAGTACCGCCTCCTATCCTCCTCGATCACTGCGTATTGAAAATCTCAGAAAGGAATATACCAAAGGTAAGCCTGTATTAAATGATATAAGTTTTGAGGTTCATGGCGAGAGCAGTGTCGCCATCATAGGACCTTCCGGCACCGGTAAAAGCACCCTTATTCGTTGCGTCAACAAACTTATTCCACCGACTGCCGGCAATGTCTATGTCAGCGGGGAAAACATCACGCGGTTAAGCGGAGGTGACCTGCGCCGGGCTCGAAGAAAGATCGGTATGGTCTTTCAGGAATTCAACCTGGTTGAAAGATTGTCGGTGATGGAGAATGTCCTTTGCGGACGTCTTGGCTATGTCCCCCCCTGGCGGGCCTGGCTGCGAAAATACCCCGAACAGGATATTGATAATGCCTTTAAGCTGCTCGAGTCCATTGGCCTGCTTGAATTTGCCCAGCAACGGGCGGACAGCCTCTCCGGAGGACAGCGGCAGCGTGTCGGCATTGCCCGGGCAATCATGCAGGAGCCCCATGTTCTGCTGGCGGATGAACCTACTTCATCGCTTGATCCGAAGACCAGCGTCGAAATCATGGAACTTCTGGTTACCCTCTCGGAGGTCCACTCCATACCGCTGCTGATCAATATCCATGATGTTGAACTGGCCAAGCGCTATACCGAGAGAGTCATCGGCCTGTCTGGCGGAGGAATTATCTTTGATGGACCACCTGCCGAGTTAAGCAACAGTCACCTCAAAGAAATATATGGCGGAGAGGACTGGCTGCAATGACGGAAAGGACGATAAGCGCGAATTACGGCGCGCCATTCAAAACTAACTGGTGGAGCAGGGCCGGATGGCTGATTGCTCTGCTCTATTCCATTTATGCCGCCAATTATCTTGATGTTTCCTGGACCCGCTTTGTTGAGGGAATCGGCAACGGCGCAGTTTTCCTCTCAGAAATGATCCCGGTGGATTTTTCCCGCTGGAAACTCCTGATTGACAGGCTTATGGAAACCATCCAGATTGCCATCATTGCCTCGGCATTCGGCGTTCTGCTTTCACTTCCTGTGGGACTTCTTGCCGCCAGAAATCTCATGCCTACCTGGATCACCTGGCCTTTCCGGATCTTCATTGCCCTGTGCAGATCCTTTCATCCGGTTATCTTTGCCATACTTTTTGTCAAGGCCGTGGGTTTCGGGCCACTTGCAGGTATCCTTACTCTGATTTTCGCTTCAATCGGCTTTATCGGCAAACTCTTCACCGAAGCTATTGAAGAAATATCCCTGAAGCCCCTTGAAGCCTTGCGGGCAGCCGGTGCTCCCTTTATCAGCGTTATCATCTATGCGGTACTGCCACAGGTGCTCAACCGCTTCATTGGTTTTTCCTCCTACCAACTCGATGCCAATCTGCGCAATTCAACCATGGTGGGAATAGTCGGGGCCGGAGGAATCGGCGGCACTCTTTTCGCGGCCTTCCAGCGCTTCGATTACGGTTTTCTTGCCGCCATACTCATATCCATTATCGCCCTGGTCATGATAAGTGAGTTTATTTCAACCCAGATAAAAAAGGTTTTTCAATGAGCGTTGTGCAGCACCAGAAATGGGAGAGATTCACCTTTGCCGAGCGCCTGGCCCGATTTGCTGTTTTTCTTGGATTTGCCATTGCCCTGTCGGCCTCTCTGCGAACCGTTGAGGTCATCCCCGAGTTTCTCTACGATGCTCCCACACAGGTGGCGGACCTTCTTTCCCGTATGTGGCCCCTGGATCTGGGCTATTACCCGCAGGGGATTCATCAGGCAATGATGGAAACCCTGCATATCGCTACTCTGGGAACGCTGCTTTCTATAGTTCTGGCCATTCCGGTCGGTATTATGGGAGCAAATAATATCGTTCACTTCCCTCTGCTGAACTGGCTCTCCAAACTGATACTGGTTTCCTCACGATCCGTCAATTCGCTGGTCTGGGCATTGCTTTTCGTGGCCATTTTCGGCCCCGGCCCACTGGCTGGAACCATCTGTATCGGCTTCAGATCCGTTGGTTTTGTCGGCAAACTTTTTGCTGAAGCTCTTGAAGAGGCTGATCCCGGCCCAGTCGAGGCCTTGACTGCCGCCGGAGCTCCGTGGGCCAGCGTGTTCATGAAAGGATACTGGCCCCAGGTTGCTCCGGCCTTCTGGGGGATATTCCTGTTCCGCTGGGATATCAACGTGCGCGAGTCGGCCGTCATCGGCCTGGTCGGCGCCGGCGGTATCGGCATGGTGCTGGATACCGCGCTCAACCTGTTTTTCTGGGACCGTGTTTCCGTGATCCTTCTCAGTATTTTTGTGGTTGTCATTCTGGCTGAATTTCTGGTTACAGCCATTCGTAAGCGCATTATCTGAGGCATTTCATATTCTAAGATTCCGGCGGTATAGGTTATCCGGAACCCTCCTGCCTTCCATAAAAATACGGGTCAGCCGCAGCGACGCCGGCCCGTTTTAATTTGTACAGTGCTTTACTGCCAATCTATGCTATACTGCCACCACACTATTACCCTGCTGAGCTGGGTATGAACCTTTAGACAGATGCAAAAGAACACCTGATTACCCCTAATCCTCAGCTCAAGGTCGGGACTACTCTTTTCATGGGTCTCTGCAGTCCGCACGGCTGCAGCGAAGCCCCTATGGATGGGTTTACGGCGTCCCGATGAAATGAGCAGTCCTGGCCTGGGCCAGAAAATGCTGAGTTTCAGGGTAATCAGCAAAGAACAATAAAAGAATCTGTAAGGTACTCATGATTTAAACAGGCCCCCGCAGATTTCGACATGCCCCAGAAAGTGGTAAATGCAAACTCCGGATAAGTACAA includes these proteins:
- a CDS encoding type IV pilus twitching motility protein PilT, which encodes MKKPEIDYWITTMLEAHKNVSDLNITVGKTLQVEADGKLMPVQVAPPVKKISPFQAETFAMNLIGNNKRLLKDLVENGSCDLSYSLGSMARFRVNIFTQKGYFSTVLRKLETDVPTIENMQFPKSFSKMAGELNGLILFTGATGTGKTTSLAALLNRINEERPVHIVTLEDPIEYIHPHKRATFNQRELGNDFNSFATGMRASLRQAPKVILVGEMRDRETMEIGLTAAETGHLVLSTLHTIDAGQTINRILGMFEKDEQPQIRNRLIDTIRWIVSQRLLPRIGGERVAAMEVLRTSLRVKDLILNGESEDKTFYNVIKNGSALDMRTFDQHILELYSHGIVSEQTAMTYCSHRNEMHRGIDQVKAERGEATTSLTGLAMEEEETTNTGY
- a CDS encoding MFS transporter, whose product is MMKNATDSSSAVLPRLPIHYGWIIMVAGTVCIFACLGLGRFSLGMLLPSMGEALGLSYSQMGFISTANFVGYLGAVLISGRIMQRVGARNLIALALLLVSLSMMVISRSDSMTAITILYILTGMGSAMANIPIMALLSIWFAQHKRGKAAGFVVIGNGFAIILCGSLIPYINTLHSDGWRTNWLVLGGIVLCCAVLCYVVLRNNPAKEGLLPVGAESAEQQSRFRVQSSDDIALNSKIVLHCAAIYFLFGFTYVIYVTFVVTSMIVDRGYAESAAGIFWSCIGLLSLLSGPIPGAFSDKFGRKTALIAAFSIQAIAYLLVALPLPNIFLFVSIGCYGIVAWSVPSIISALVADYAGQQRVAAVFGFVTFIFGIGQISGPYLAGLLAEKTGSFAGSFFLAFCLAVVAIIFSLLLPAKKS
- the phnE gene encoding phosphonate ABC transporter, permease protein PhnE, translating into MTERTISANYGAPFKTNWWSRAGWLIALLYSIYAANYLDVSWTRFVEGIGNGAVFLSEMIPVDFSRWKLLIDRLMETIQIAIIASAFGVLLSLPVGLLAARNLMPTWITWPFRIFIALCRSFHPVIFAILFVKAVGFGPLAGILTLIFASIGFIGKLFTEAIEEISLKPLEALRAAGAPFISVIIYAVLPQVLNRFIGFSSYQLDANLRNSTMVGIVGAGGIGGTLFAAFQRFDYGFLAAILISIIALVMISEFISTQIKKVFQ
- a CDS encoding sn-glycerol-1-phosphate dehydrogenase, with the translated sequence MEHSQLLGTTFNCSCGKKHTVPTEELVYGKNAYNALLQRLLSGTIQNALIIADIRTYAAAGRLVENLLLKGGIAVSHFIVPDRDSESPVADDATKDLLFESILPADIYIAVGSGVINDLVKWTAYLKKKPFITVPTAASMNGYASANVAATVDGLKVLFHAEACRAVYVDSRILHEAPYEMTASGLGDVLAKSVSSADWKLNHLLFDDYFCQFSVDLLKDLEPVYLDNPQQIKKLEPNAVKALFEALLYSSIAMTITGTSSPASGAEHLISHTLDMVADRDGRKHDLHGRQVGVASILMAALYERIMDIEKPQFREPPATIDTAFWGTLAPVVAGEYQKKQDKLAKAANFLANETNWKKLQEHIKPGLVAATRLKSCLAQAKAAHSFSGIRDDGQPLQREKFRAVVVNAHQMRERFTILDVAVMLGIIPDEIDQLIEKWVSDI
- the phnC gene encoding phosphonate ABC transporter ATP-binding protein, with amino-acid sequence MTTDVNSTASYPPRSLRIENLRKEYTKGKPVLNDISFEVHGESSVAIIGPSGTGKSTLIRCVNKLIPPTAGNVYVSGENITRLSGGDLRRARRKIGMVFQEFNLVERLSVMENVLCGRLGYVPPWRAWLRKYPEQDIDNAFKLLESIGLLEFAQQRADSLSGGQRQRVGIARAIMQEPHVLLADEPTSSLDPKTSVEIMELLVTLSEVHSIPLLINIHDVELAKRYTERVIGLSGGGIIFDGPPAELSNSHLKEIYGGEDWLQ
- the ilvD gene encoding dihydroxy-acid dehydratase; protein product: MAIKLRSATTTQGRRMAGARSLWRANGMTEEQMDKPIIGIVNSFTQFVPGHVHLHEIGQHLKKLIALQGYFAAEFNTIAIDDGIAMGHEGMLYSLPSRELIADSVEYMCNAHTVDAMICISNCDKITPGMLLAAMRLNIPTIFVSGGPMEAGIVGKKKYDLVDAMVMAGDADVSDEELDAIEHSACPTCGSCSGMFTANSMNCLNEALGLALPGNGTVVATHVNRTKLFEKAAAQIVKITRAWYEDEDSSVLPRSIARREAFMNAMALDIAMGGSTNTVLHLLAIAGEAGVDFTMKDIDQLSRKVPNLCKVSPSSSYHIEDVNRAGGIMSILGELDRGGLLDTSVSRVDAPSLAETLAAWDIGTDSAGEEAKSLYQSAPAASGRNLVMGSQQTMYREADLDRSAGCIRDIDHSYSKDGGLAILYGNIAENGCIVKTAGVDPSILTFTGTARVFSSQDAACDAILDGGITSGDVVVIRYEGPKGGPGMQEMLYPTSYLKSIHLGKECALITDGRFSGGTSGLSIGHVSPEAAAGGAIALVENGDTIKIDIPNRKIDLDVSPTEMSRRRGREEEKGKLAFTPTDRNRVVSPALQAYALLASSADKGAIRKLP
- the phnE gene encoding phosphonate ABC transporter, permease protein PhnE; the protein is MSVVQHQKWERFTFAERLARFAVFLGFAIALSASLRTVEVIPEFLYDAPTQVADLLSRMWPLDLGYYPQGIHQAMMETLHIATLGTLLSIVLAIPVGIMGANNIVHFPLLNWLSKLILVSSRSVNSLVWALLFVAIFGPGPLAGTICIGFRSVGFVGKLFAEALEEADPGPVEALTAAGAPWASVFMKGYWPQVAPAFWGIFLFRWDINVRESAVIGLVGAGGIGMVLDTALNLFFWDRVSVILLSIFVVVILAEFLVTAIRKRII
- the phnD gene encoding phosphate/phosphite/phosphonate ABC transporter substrate-binding protein; this encodes MKKIVAFLATFSFLAGFAYAADDCTNRGTLDEMYCDENMDLVADSPKDPEEWKDPNTLVFTYTPVEDPAVYKDAFADFQKYLEEATGKRVIYYTVQSNAAEVEAMRSGRLHIAGFSTGPTGFAVNLAGYVPMAVKGTEESFQGYNLIVVTKKESDIKELADMKGKRIAHTSASSNSGNLAPRAIFPQHGIVPDEDYTVAYSGKHDQSILGVAHGDYDAAPVASDVYYRMAEAGRIDADDFRIVFTSPKFPTSSFGYAHNLHPDLVKKIVDAFYSYRFTPEMQETFGGADRFFPVTYQEDWKVIRDIAASTGTSYNQDGLKKMAEKEAAKAAAKKAKQ